Below is a genomic region from Ammonifex degensii KC4.
CGTAATTGAAGCGCCTCTTCTTAGCTTTCTTTGCCGTAGGCTTCTTCATCCTCCTCTCCCCCCTCCATAGGCAGAAGGACTTGGCCCGGCAGAATCACTACCACTTCATACCCCTTCTGGCGGGCCCGGTGCAAAAGGGTGGTCACCGTCGAAGGGCTCAAACCGAGCTTCTTAGCAATTACCTCGGCAGAGTAGCCCATTTCCTTTAGGACCACCACCTGCCGCTCCCGGAAGCTCAAACGCTCCATCTTTCGGAGCTCTATGCGCAAGGTTACTCACCTTGCCTCCGAAGCTAAATTTATCCACAGAGTTATCCCCTGTGTCCACAAACTGAGGACAAAACCATTACAAGTCCAGTTCGTTAAAGGGGAAGCGAATTCCTGCTAAGAAATTCCTACACCTTACCCCGCCTGCTGCCAGGCAGCAAGCGGCGGCAGAACCTAAGGTAGAAGATGAGGCCTAGGGCCATCCCCAGGAAGAGGTAAAACCTCAGTTCCTTCGTCAAGCCCAAAAAAAGAAAAGCTGCGAGGGTGGCCGTAAAGAGAAGCCAAAAAAGGGCGTCGCCCACCGCTCTAGACCTTAGCCGCCGCCTCTTTCGAACCTGTCTACTTATAAGACAACACAAGTCGTAAAGTAGCCCGCCCCACCAGCCCAAGAGCAGGCTCCAAAGGAATTCCCGCCAGGGGTCTAGCGCCATAACCGGTCCCACAACCTGCGCCAGTCTTTCCGCGAGGCCATCGCCGCCTGCCCCTCGACATAGATGATCCCAGAGAAGTTCCCCTCCACCACCAGCCTTCCCGTCTCCAGGTTGAGCTCGGTGATCTGCAGCCCTTCTCCCTTGAGCAGGAGCTGTCCCATGAGGGTGTCGGCCCGTATCTCGGTGTCGGAAAAAGTGCCCACCTGCCGTACCCCCTCCGCCACCAGGCGCTTTCTTTCCTGAAGGGTGATGGTGTGCCGGCCAGCTCCCTCCATTTTTTCACCCCCTCGCCTAATTTCTATGGCCAAACCCCCTCCCCCTAGACCTGGGCCTGAAAAACTAAAAGGGCCGTGCTTTCCACGGCCCTCTTCTACCAGAGAAAGAACTGACTAGACTTAATCCAGCAGGCGGTAGAGCGCCGCTTCCTCTCCTCTTCTACGCCGCGGCACTTCTACCGCCAGCACCTCTAAGCGGAGTAGTTTACCCCCCAAATTGAGGGTAATGATGTCTCCCTTTTTCACCCGCGTGGCCGGTTTGGCCGTCCGACCGTTAATCGTAACCAGCCCTTCCCGCAGCGCTTGGTTGGCCACCGTTCGGCGGGTGATGAGGCGCGCCTCTTTAAGAAACTTGTCGATACGCACGCGATACGGCTTACTTGCCCGAGCCAGGAGAAACGGCTGCCTTTAGCGCCTTCCCCGCCCGGAAGACGGGAACCTTGCAAGCCGCTATCTCGATCTCGGCTCCCGTCTGGGGGTTGCGCCCCTTACGGGCGGCCCGCTCGCGCACCTCAAAGGTGCCGAAGCCGACCAACTGCACCTTGTCGCCGCGGGCCAGAGCCTCGGCTATGGCATCGAAAACTGCCGTCACGGCCTTCTCGGCATCCTTCTTGGTCATTTCGGCCTTCTCGGCCACTTGGGCCACCAGGTCCGACTTGTTCATGGGCATCCCTCCCGACAAGCTTGAAATTTTGCTACTCTTTATTTCGCCTTGCCCCTTTCTTTTCCTCCTGCCTCGGGGGCCTTTCACGGCGATTTTTTAACCTTTTTCTTGGCCTCCTCC
It encodes:
- a CDS encoding HU family DNA-binding protein; its protein translation is MSSLSGGMPMNKSDLVAQVAEKAEMTKKDAEKAVTAVFDAIAEALARGDKVQLVGFGTFEVRERAARKGRNPQTGAEIEIAACKVPVFRAGKALKAAVSPGSGK
- a CDS encoding S4 domain-containing protein; this encodes MRIDKFLKEARLITRRTVANQALREGLVTINGRTAKPATRVKKGDIITLNLGGKLLRLEVLAVEVPRRRRGEEAALYRLLD
- a CDS encoding RNA polymerase sigma factor, with amino-acid sequence MRIELRKMERLSFRERQVVVLKEMGYSAEVIAKKLGLSPSTVTTLLHRARQKGYEVVVILPGQVLLPMEGGEEDEEAYGKES
- the yabQ gene encoding spore cortex biosynthesis protein YabQ, with translation MALDPWREFLWSLLLGWWGGLLYDLCCLISRQVRKRRRLRSRAVGDALFWLLFTATLAAFLFLGLTKELRFYLFLGMALGLIFYLRFCRRLLPGSRRGKV
- a CDS encoding YabP/YqfC family sporulation protein; this translates as MEGAGRHTITLQERKRLVAEGVRQVGTFSDTEIRADTLMGQLLLKGEGLQITELNLETGRLVVEGNFSGIIYVEGQAAMASRKDWRRLWDRLWR